A genomic window from Purpureocillium takamizusanense chromosome 2, complete sequence includes:
- a CDS encoding uncharacterized protein (EggNog:ENOG503NUMN~COG:E) translates to MKNTTSSAERMAEDSRGKTDGINAQPTKASHVLHRSLLADPATVVSASGSYINLSTGQRILDGCTGAAVAIIGHGSEEVQSAVRDQMAKVSYAHTLAFTTSAAEDLADMLLRNKPHGLCKAYFVCSGSEAMDSALKLARQYHVERGQPQRTRIVARQQAYHGNTIGAMSVGSNVARKAPYMGVLTLPNVSHVSPAYTYRSQLQGETEESYAARLVQELDHEFRSLGPENVMAFVAETVCGATLGCATAPRGYFQGVRRLCSQYGILLILDEVMCGSGRCGTYFAFEQEGDGVYPDLLTLGKGLGGGYSPIAGVLVHEKVVGGLRQGSGSFVHGHTYQAHPVACAASLAVQRVLERDDLVRRCAVKGEWLEGALRRELGGRRFVGDVRGRGFFWALEFVADKASKEPFSPEVHFSGRVRDEAQRLGLAVYPGTGTVDGTRGDHIIVAPPYNVSDAELEDVVRLLKEAYEVVEKEVAAEMTP, encoded by the coding sequence ATGAAGAACACGACATCTTCGGCTGAGCGCATGGCTGAGGACTCGCGGGGCAAGACGGACGGCATCAACGCCCAGCCGACCAAGGCGTCACACGTCCTCCACCGCTCGCTCCTCGCAGACCCGGCGACGGTAGTCTCAGCTTCCGGCTCATACATCAACCTATCCACCGGTCAGCGCATCCTCGATGGCTGCaccggggccgccgtcgccatcataGGCCACGGCAGCGAGGAGGTGCAGTCTGCCGTGCGAGACCAAATGGCCAAGGTCTCTTATGCCCACACCCTCGCGTTcacgacgagcgccgccgaggacctggccgacATGCTGCTCAGGAACAAGCCGCACGGGCTGTGCAAGGCCTACTTTGTGTGCTCCGGAAGCGAGGCCATGGACTCGGCTCTGAAGCTCGCGAGGCAGTACCACGTTGAGAGGGGCCAACCCCAGCGGACGCGCATAGTCGCGCGACAGCAAGCCTATCACGGCAACACTATTGGAGCGATGAGCGTGGGCAGCAATGTCGCGAGAAAGGCGCCGTACATGGGCGTGCTGACGCTTCCCAACGTGAGCCACGTGAGCCCGGCCTATACATACCGCTCGCAACTCCAAGGCGAGACAGAAGAGTCGTACGCTGCGCGCCTGGTCCAGGAGCTCGACCACGAGTTCAGGTCCCTCGGTCCAGAGAACGTCATGGCTTTTGTCGCCGAGACGGTGTGCGGTGCGACCCTGGGCTGCGCGACCGCACCACGCGGTTATTTCCAGGGCGTGCGACGCCTATGCTCTCAATATGGCATCTTGTTGATCCTTGACGAGGTTATGTGCGGCAGCGGAAGATGTGGCACTTACTTTGCCTTTGAGCAAGAAGGCGACGGTGTGTATCCGGACCTCCTGACGTTGGGCAAGGGTTTGGGAGGAGGCTATTCGCCCATAGCGGGCGTCTTGGTGCACGAAAAGGTGGTAGGCGGTCTCCGACAGGGGAGCGGGTCGTTTGTCCATGGACATACCTATCAAGCTCATCCGGtggcctgcgcggcgtctCTCGCGGTGCAAAGAGTCCTTGAACGCGATGACCTAGTGCGACGCTGCGCAGTGAAGGGGGAATGGCTTGAGGGGGCTCTTCGGCGTGAACTGGGCGGGCGCAGAttcgtcggcgacgttcgcggccgcggcttcTTTTGGGCCCTCGAGTTTgtggccgacaaggccaGCAAGGAGCCGTTCTCGCCCGAGGTGCATTTCTCGGGGCGGGttcgcgacgaggcgcagaggctcgggctggccgtctatccggggacggggacggtCGACGGGACTCGCGGCGATCACATCATCGTTGCGCCGCCGTATAACGTTTCGGACGCTGAGCTCGAAGACGTGGTGAGGTTGCTGAAGGAAGCGTATGAGGTGGTCGAGAAGGAGGTGGCGGCAGAGATGACTCCCTAG
- a CDS encoding uncharacterized protein (EggNog:ENOG503P5BK~COG:I): MRPTRSRSSPNSWRGKSRGCPLSRSRCTTRSIASCRWTSTPCSTRLWCAARAATAWSSMASLPPCYVGLVSPSSTSQRVCRSATTCILAGWFSCRPRRSIEIDPTIHPPPCLCIRMWHGWADRHERDTHRTHMINLVTINGEKHAVDVGFGRDEPLIPVPLRSGFEFTQVHPQRGRLEYRALKQHTDQTQRMWVYSSQATPGAEWVERNCFNEVEWFPEDYRVSNHHTMSSPTSFFVQNVLAFRGLLDEESGRIHGLLTLFRDTVKRQMAGQEAEVLETLKSEEERVRALDEYFGVRLAPAEQRGIRGMSSELRG; this comes from the coding sequence ATGCGGCCGAcccgctcgcgctcgtcaCCGAACTCATGGCGCGGCAAATCTCGCGGGTGCCCTTTGAGTCGTTCGCGCTGCACTACTCGCAGCATCGCGTCGTGTCGctggacctcgacgccctgtTCGACAAGATTGTGGtgcgcggcaagggcggctaCTGCATGGAGCTCAATGGCTTCTTTGCCGCCGTGCTACGTCGGCTTGGTTTCACCGTCCTCAACGTCGCAGCGCGTGTGCAGGTCGGCAACAACGTGTATTCTGGCTGGTTGGTTTTCCTGCCGCCCACGTAGATCGATCGAGATCGATccaaccatccatcccccaCCTTGTTTGTGTATTCGTATGtggcatggatgggctgACAGGCATGAGCGCGACACACACAGGACGCACATGATCAACCTCGTCACCATCAACGGCGAGAAgcatgccgtcgacgtcggcttcggccgcgacgagccccTCATCCCCGTGCCGCTGCGCTCGGGCTTCGAATTCACCCAGGTGCACCCGCAACGCGGCCGGCTCGAGTATCGCGCCCTCAAGCAGCACACGGACCAGACGCAGCGCATGTGGGTGTACTCGTCGCAGGCGACGCCCGGCGCGGAATGGGTCGAGCGCAACTGCTTTAACGAGGTCGAGTGGTTCCCCGAGGACTACCGGGTCAGCAACCACCACACCAtgtcgagcccgacgagctTCTTCGTGCAAAACGTCTTGGCGTTCCGCGGactgctcgacgaggagtcGGGCCGCATCCACGGGCTACTGACGCTGTTCCGCGACACGGTCAAGCGGCAAATGGCCGGGCaagaggccgaggtgctggAAACGTTAAagtcggaggaggagagagtccgcgccctcgacgagtATTTCGGCGTGCGGCTTGCGCCTGCTGAGCAGAGAGGCATCCGCGGCATGTCGAGTGAGCTGCGTGGGTGA
- a CDS encoding uncharacterized protein (COG:S~EggNog:ENOG503P60B), whose translation MASISIRKSIRWLPGEAQEPTSTVVLTSPSRRFVDLRIIVKKPAAGAAAAADSDAESDAPGLLPLSRLDWAIAGTSSSSTTEREDGRGGQVTTHGKWRHWIDSTTREADGVVDEGDMITQPDGTTLETGSMVNPATGLVTAYEEVWEDEEPVVPSFSRAGSSTSAISPPLLCVVLEMDQQGQGGQGMVVRLGRWCQGFVRAGEDIALERWLWSEGTGGWRREARMGNLFVACEVALQEGRDFKVGEAVGEDGAWKVVEVVHGSRA comes from the exons ATGGCTAGCATATCGATCCGCAAATCCATccgctggctgcctggcgaggcgcaggagccgacgtcgacggtggtGCTCACGAGTCCGTCGAGGCGGTTTGTGGACCTGCGCATCATCGTGAAGAAGcccgctgcgggcgccgccgccgccgccgactcaGACG CAGAATCAGATGCGCCGGGTCTTCTTCCCCTCAGCCGGCTCGACTGGGCCATCGCGGggacatcgtcgtcctcgacaacaGAACGCGAAGACGGGAGAGGCGGGCAGGTCACAACGCACGGCAAGTGGCGACACTGGAtcgactcgacgacgcgggagGCGGACGGCgtggtggacgagggcgacatGATCACGCAGCCGGACGGGACGACGCTCGAGACGGGGAGCATGGTGAACCCGGCGACGGGGCTGGTGACCGCGTACGAAGAGGTCtgggaggatgaggagcCTGTCGTGCCATCGTTTTCCCGTGCGGGCAGTAGCACTTCGGCCAtatcgccgccgttgcttTGCGTCGTCTTGGAAATGGATCAACAAGGGCAAGGGGGACAGGGCATGGTGGTGCGGCTGGGGCGCTGGTGTCAGGGCTTTGTGCGCGCGGGGGAGGACATTGCGCTGGAGAGGTGGCTGTGGAGCGAGGGGACGGGGGGATGGCGGAGGGAAGCGAGGATGGGGAATTTGTTCGTTGCGTGTGAGGTTGCGTTGCAAGAGGGGCGTGATTTCAAGGTCGGGGAGGCTGTTGGCGAGGATGGTGCGTGGAAGGTTGTGGAAGTGGTTCATGGGTCGAGAGCATGA
- a CDS encoding uncharacterized protein (EggNog:ENOG503NYTN~COG:F~COG:P~TransMembrane:12 (i132-153o159-178i206-225o237-254i261-281o321-344i356-378o398-420i489-509o521-540i596-620o632-654i)): protein MASNESKAAATGAPDHHHTPGMDHNTDPALDPVHQHQHAHRHHSPRVDAAGHDDVVYTRGTNVDPTLVPTQDHRHDHGHTHGVEKDAIGTPPDYSDDHEKGDTGVVRTAGQLSTESTSRYAKLGPVYRHRRILTHLFLFLLFTGWWIASLILHRDDKNWVVPFLLWLAITLRLIFFHVPIRYISGPIRWVWHHTALVIYDAIPEKFRTLCGAAVAIGAILIGSFASEENADNTRANRAVSLVGLAIILFFFWLTSAARRRINWRTVIGGMLAQYIIGLFVLRTQVGYDIFKFIADRAGDLLGFAKDGVTFLTSPDVAALPMFFFGVIPAIIFFISLVQVLYYIGFLQWFIKKFATFVFWALGVSGAEAVVAAATPFIGQGESAMLVRPFVPHMTKAEIHQIMTCGFATISGSVLVGYIGLGLNAEALVSSCIMSIPASLAISKLRYPETEETLTAGRVIIPDDDEHKAENALHAFANGAWLGIKIGGTIIASILCILAAVGLINGLLTWWGRYLNINDPTLTLQTILSYVFYPVAFLLGVPQRDLSELPPGSTKDHDIFRVAKLIAEKVITNEYNAFFKLAHDPYYANMSKRSQLIATYAVCGFGNIGSLGIQIGILGQLAPSRGGDVSRLAVSALISGVMSTLTSATVAGLVVTTQINNFAQTNSSG from the exons ATGGCGAGCAACgagtccaaggccgccgccactggcGCGCCTgatcaccaccacaccccCGGAATGGATCACAACACAGACCCTGCGCTCGATCCCGTgcaccagcatcagcatgCACACCGCCATCACTCTCctcgcgtcgacgccgccggccacgacgacgtcgtttACACGAGGGGCACGAATGTGGACCCCACGCTCGTCCCAACCCAGGACCATCGGCACGACCACGGCCACAcgcacggcgtcgagaagGATGCCATCGGGACGCCGCCCGACTACAGCGACGACCACGAGAAAGGGGACACCGGTGTCGTCCGCACCGCTGGCCAGCTCTCGACCGAGTCAACATCCCGCTATGCGAAGCTCGGGCCCGTCTACCGTCATCGTCGGATCCTCACGCACCTGTTCCTCTTCCTGCTCTTCACCGGCTGGTGGATCGCGTCTTTGATCCTCCACCGCGACGACAAGAACTGGGTGGTGCCATTTCTCCTGTGGCTGGCTATTACGCTCCGTCTCATCTTCTTCCATGTGCCGATCAGGTACATCTCTGGGCCCATCCGGTGGGTGTGGCATCACACAGCGCTCGTCATTTACGATGCCATCCCCGAGAAATTCCGTACGCTctgcggcgcggccgtcgccattGGCGCCATCCTCATCGGCTCCTTTGCCTCCGAGGAGAATGCCGACAACACTCGGGCAAACCGTGCCGTGAGTCTGGTAGGCCTGGCCATCATCCTCTTCTTTTTCTGGCtcacgagcgcggcgcgcaggcgcatCAACTGGCGCACTGTTATCGGCGGCATGCTCGCGCAGTACATCATCGGCCTCTTCGTGCTGCGCACCCAGGTCGGCTACGACATCTTCAAATTCATCGCGgaccgcgccggcgacttGCTCGGTTTCGCCAAGGACGGCGTCACTTTCCTCACGAGCCCGGACGTGGCTGCCCTCCCAATGTTCTTCTTTGGCGTCATTCccgccatcatcttcttcatctccCTGGTGCAGGTTCTTTATTACATTGGTTTCCTCCAATGGTTCATCAAGAAGTTTGCCACCTTCGTCTTCTGGGCGCTCGGCGTGTCCGGTGCTGAGgcggtcgtcgcggcggctacGCCCTtcatcggccagggcgagtCGGCCATGCTGGTCCGTCCGTTCGTGCCTCACATGACCAAGGCCGAGATCCATCAGATCATGACCTGCGGCTTCGCCACCATCTCCGGCTCCGTCCTAGTTGGCTACATCGGCTTGGGTCTCAACGCCGAGGCCCTTGTGTCCTCCTGCATCATGTCCATTCCTGCCTCGCTGGCCATCTCCAAGCTGCGATACCCCGAGACCGAGGAGACCCTAACGGCGGGCCGAGTCATCAttcccgacgacgacgagcacaaGGCCGAAAACGCCCTTCATGCTTTTGCCAATGGCGCATGGCTCGGTATTAAGATTGGTGGCACAATCATCGCCTCCATTCTCTGCATCCTGGCCGCGGTCGGCCTCATCAACGGCCTCCTGACGTGGTGGGGCCGCTACCTCAACATCAATGACCCGACCTTGACGTTGCAAACGATCTTGTCCTACGTATTTTATCCCGTCGCGTTCCTGCTGGGCGTTCCCCAGAGGGACTTGTCCGAGCTGCCTCCAGGCTCAACGAAGGACCACGACATCTTCCGCGTGGCCAAGCTCATTGCCGAAAAGGTCATCACC AACGAGTACAACGCCTTCTTCAAGCTCGCCCACGACCCGTACTACGCCAACATGTCAAAGCGCTCGCAGCTCATTGCCACGTATGCCGTCTGCGGCTTCGGCAATATTGGGTCCCTGGGTATTCAGATTGGTATTCTTGGCCAACttgcgccgtcgcgcggcggcgacgtgtcCCGGCTTGCCGTTTCCGCCCTCATCTCCGGTGTCATGTCGACGCtaacgtcggcgacggtcgcTGGTCTTGTCGTGACCACGCAGATCAACAACTTTGCGCAGACGAATTCGTCGGGTTAA